In the Planctomycetota bacterium genome, one interval contains:
- a CDS encoding DUF116 domain-containing protein: protein LRRTRSKPGEVLVLFSRCLQRSACDANITDDLANCRRCGQCLVTRFLELGERCGVQVSMATGGRLAAQRAADASVKAIVAVACGKELRAGIFASLPKAVLARSIEWPCGPCKDTTIEFREVEEAVRWFLR from the coding sequence CTTCGCCGCACCCGCTCGAAGCCCGGCGAGGTGCTCGTCCTTTTCTCGCGGTGCCTCCAGCGCTCCGCGTGCGACGCCAACATCACCGACGACCTCGCCAACTGCCGGCGCTGCGGCCAATGTCTGGTCACCCGCTTTCTCGAACTGGGCGAGCGGTGCGGCGTCCAGGTGTCCATGGCGACGGGGGGCCGCCTCGCCGCCCAGCGCGCCGCGGACGCGTCGGTCAAGGCCATCGTGGCCGTGGCCTGCGGCAAGGAATTGCGCGCGGGCATCTTCGCCTCGCTGCCCAAGGCCGTCCTCGCCCGCTCGATCGAGTGGCCGTGCGGCCCGTGCAAGGATACGACCATCGAGTTCCGCGAGGTCGAAGAGGCCGTCCGATGGTTCCTCCGGTGA